The Trichocoleus sp. FACHB-46 region TTTCCGGTGCCACTAAGACCTGGTACTGCCGCACATCGCCGCCAAAGATGATAACTTGAGCAACTCCAGGTACGGCTAAGAGGCGATTGGTGACTTGCCAATCTACCAGCCGTCGCACTTGCATTAAGTCTGTGGTTTGGGAGGTGAAGGCATAAGTAACGATCGTGCCAATCGGAGAACTAATCGGAGCAACTTCCGGGGTTTCCACGCCTTCCGGTAGCTTGCTTTGAGCCGATTGCAAGCGCTCTGTGACCAACTGTCTAGCCTGATAGATATCGGTGCCCCAGTTGAAAATCACTCGCACCACCGAAATACTGGCCGCACTGGATGAACGAACCGTTGTCACTCCGGGAGTCCCATTGATGGCGCTTTCAATCGGCAGCGTCACCAGTGACTCGACTTCTTCTGGCGCGAGTCCAGGCGCTTCGGTTTGAATTTCGACTTGGGGTGGAGCAAAGGGGGGAAACACATCCAGCGGCATTTGGATGATCGTCCGAAAAATCCAAATTGTGATGACGATCGCGCCTAGAATCACCAGCCAGCGACGGGCGATCGCCCATTTAATAATGGTGCTTAGCATAAAAGTTCGCTCAATGTCGCTAACGAAGAGAACGCTCTGACTCTGAAGCCTGTGAAGTTATAGAAACGCGAGTCCTGTCCTGCTCCGGAATATCTGGTAAGCCATAATCTTGAGGAGTCCTGAAACCTTGGCGATAACGACGATTCGCCCAGTACACGCCTGCCCCAAACGTACCCGCCGCGATCGCGCCTCCTGCCGGAATTACCAACCACCAAGGAAACGTCGAGGGTTGGAGCGTTGGTGCGGCGGCTGTTTCCCCATGTTCATAATCCTCAGCAGTGTTGCTACCACTGCGTAGCGATTGAGCATAAAGTTGCATAGCTCGTTGCGTGACAATGCGATCGCCATCAAAGAGTCCGTTTTTGATCTCCACTAACTCCCCTGAGGCTTGACCCAAAGTTACTTCGGTCGGTTGGAAGGCATCGCCATTTTGCACAAAGACAATCTGCTTTTTGTCATTCGTTTCCACCAGCGCAGACTTGGGAATAGCTAGCACAGCGGCGGGAGTGCGATCAGTCAGAACCTCCAACTCCGCAAACATTCCCGGTTTCAACACCCCATCAGAATTCTCTAACTCAGCTTTGACAGGCACCACGCGCGTCTCCCCTTGCACAGCAGCGCCAATCACACTGATGCGACCTGTAAAAGTGCGATCGGGCAAACTTGCCACTTTTACTTGCACTCGTTGCCCCGTCTGAATCCGATCTAAATCTTTTTCATAAATATTGGCACTGACCTGCACGCTGCTATCGTTGATGATCGTCATCACCTTTTTGCCAGCGTCTTCGCCTGATTCCCCTGTCGTGGTTTCGCGATCGGTCACGGTTCCCGCAATTGGAGCTGTAAGGGTAATCGTGCCATCGCCATTGGCATTCGCGCCTAGCTGTCGTAACCGAGTTTGATAGGTTTCGTCGCTCAGATTGACCCGTGACTGAGCTACCTGTACTGCTGATTCAGCATGTCGCAGTTGCGAGGTAGCTTCCGAAACTGATAAGCGGCTTTCGGCTTTGGTCAGGGCTGCTTGGGCTTGAGCCAGTTTTGTTTCCGACTCTAGAAATGTGCGTCTGGCGATCGCGCCGTTAGCCAATAGCTCCTGATCTTTGTCAAAGCGCTCTTGGGCAAAACTGACTTCACTGCGAACTTGAGCCAGCTCAGTAGCCGCGATTTTTTGTTGCTGAGCATAGTTCTGCTGCGCCAGTTGTAAATCTGCCTGGGCTTGTTGTACAGAAGCGATCGCCTCGGAACGCCGATCGAGGGCTGTAGTTCGCAGTTCTGCCAGTTCAGGACTCGTCATGGTTGCTACCGCCTGTCCCGCCTTGACGCGATCGCCGGGACTGACGAGCAGACGGGTTACGGTACCTTTCAGGGGGGTTGTCACTTCCACCTGCTGATTGGGCAAGGGTTCAATTTGGCCCATAGTGTTGAGGCCAAAGGCCAACCGCTGACGAGTCACAGGCTCTACTTTCAGCCCCATGAGCTGAGCTGTTTTCGCATCGACTGGAATCGCCCCAGCCGCTGGCGTTGCTTGGCTACCCCCCTGAAATTCATTGTCTCCATGCCCCTTATGAGCCAAGCCCTGGATGGGAGCGCTCAACAGCAGCACGGTTAGGAGAGTGCTTGTAAGCTGAGAAATAGACAATTGAGGTAGGGGAGTCATGGCGGTTTTCTAAGTACAGCGCTTGCTGGAGGGCAATTCTCGCTAGGCTTTTACTAAGTCAGGCAACATGCAGTTTTGGTACTAACTTGTTTTCACCGTTGGTACCAAGCTTGTCTCCATTGCTGCATCTGCTGAATTTCAGCTTCTTGGGACTTGATGATGTCTTGAGCCAGTTGTTTGATTTCTGGGCGCTTGGACTTGCTGAGAGCATCTTGGGCCATCGTCACTGCTCCCTCATGGTGCGGAATCATGGCATTGATAAAGCGCAGATCAAATTCGGCGTCAGCTGCGCCTAAGGCCATATCCATTGCCATGCCTTTTCTTTGATCCGGTGACATTGGCATAGCGTGACCCATCTGAGCACTCCAGGCGACGGGTTGAGCACTCGCGTTGGGATACCAGGCTTGCCGCCACTGCTTCAGTGCTCCAATTTCTTTATTTTGTGCGGCGATGATGTCAGCCGCTAACTTTTGAATTTCAGGTCGCTGGGATTTCTGCTGAGCCTCCTGCGCCATTGCGACCGCTCCTTCATGGTGTGGAGTCATGGCATCTACAAACCGCAAGTCATATTCGGCATTGGCTGGCCCTAACTCCATGCTGGCGCTGTGGTCCATCGTGCCGCCGTGATGCGCGTTGCCATGAGCCATTGGCTGGTTTGAGCCAGCCGTGGCAGCAGCGGGGCTAGGAGTTTGAGCCTGATTTTGACTCGGTGTCGAGCAGGCATTCAAGAGGCTGGCAGTGGCGATCGCCCCTAGTAATAAAGCAATAGCACTGGTTTTCATCCGAAACATGCGATACATAAATTCTCCGCAGAGAAATTGCAAAAGTCTATGCTGTTATTCTGAAGTCTCCCTTTGGCTGGAGTG contains the following coding sequences:
- a CDS encoding efflux RND transporter periplasmic adaptor subunit, whose protein sequence is MTPLPQLSISQLTSTLLTVLLLSAPIQGLAHKGHGDNEFQGGSQATPAAGAIPVDAKTAQLMGLKVEPVTRQRLAFGLNTMGQIEPLPNQQVEVTTPLKGTVTRLLVSPGDRVKAGQAVATMTSPELAELRTTALDRRSEAIASVQQAQADLQLAQQNYAQQQKIAATELAQVRSEVSFAQERFDKDQELLANGAIARRTFLESETKLAQAQAALTKAESRLSVSEATSQLRHAESAVQVAQSRVNLSDETYQTRLRQLGANANGDGTITLTAPIAGTVTDRETTTGESGEDAGKKVMTIINDSSVQVSANIYEKDLDRIQTGQRVQVKVASLPDRTFTGRISVIGAAVQGETRVVPVKAELENSDGVLKPGMFAELEVLTDRTPAAVLAIPKSALVETNDKKQIVFVQNGDAFQPTEVTLGQASGELVEIKNGLFDGDRIVTQRAMQLYAQSLRSGSNTAEDYEHGETAAAPTLQPSTFPWWLVIPAGGAIAAGTFGAGVYWANRRYRQGFRTPQDYGLPDIPEQDRTRVSITSQASESERSLR
- a CDS encoding DUF305 domain-containing protein, translated to MYRMFRMKTSAIALLLGAIATASLLNACSTPSQNQAQTPSPAAATAGSNQPMAHGNAHHGGTMDHSASMELGPANAEYDLRFVDAMTPHHEGAVAMAQEAQQKSQRPEIQKLAADIIAAQNKEIGALKQWRQAWYPNASAQPVAWSAQMGHAMPMSPDQRKGMAMDMALGAADAEFDLRFINAMIPHHEGAVTMAQDALSKSKRPEIKQLAQDIIKSQEAEIQQMQQWRQAWYQR